From the Canis lupus baileyi chromosome 37, mCanLup2.hap1, whole genome shotgun sequence genome, one window contains:
- the LOC140626072 gene encoding putative olfactory receptor 2B8, giving the protein MCYQRMEQNNGSSFTGFILLGFSERPQLELVLFVVLLIFYMFTLLGNTTIIALSHLDPLLQTPMYFFLSNLSFLDLCYTTSTVPQLLVHLRRADKSISFGGCVVQLFISLGLGSTECILLGVMALDRFAAVCRPLHYTVIMHSRLCVLMASASWFIGFANSSLQTVLIFLVPLCGRNKIDHFFCEIPPLLNLACVDTTIYESEIFFVSVIILFIPVTLITVSYGWIVRAIFRIKSSAGQRKAFGTCGSHLTVVSLFYGTAIYAYLQPSNNYSQDQGKFISLFYTIITPMVNPVIYTLRNKDVTGAMKKVLWRVLTPDDWVGKTL; this is encoded by the coding sequence ATGTGCTACCAGAGGATGGAACAGAACAATGGTAGTTCTTTCACTGGGTTTATCCTGCTGGGTTTCTCTGAGCGGCCTCAACTGGAGCTAGTCCTCTTTGTGGTTCTTCTGATCTTCTATATGTTTACTCTGCTGGGAAACACAACCATCATTGCCTTGTCCCACCTGGACCCACTTCTTCAGACTCCCATGTACTTTTTCCTCTCCAACCTAAGCTTTCTGGACTTGTGTTACACGACCAGCACTGTCCCTCAGCTCCTGGTTCATCTCAGGAGAGCAGACAAGTCTATCTCCTTTGGTGGCTGTGTAGTTCAGCTCTTCATATCCCTAGGGTTGGGATCCACAGAATGCATTCTCCTAGGGGTCATGGCACTTGACCGCTTTGCAGCTGTCTGCAGGCCCCTGCACTACACAGTGATCATGCATTCCCGTCTCTGTGTCCTGATGGCTTCTGCATCATGGTTCATTGGTTTTGCCAACTCCTCATTGCAGACAGTGCTCATCTTCCTTGTACCACTTTGtgggagaaataaaatagatcatTTCTTTTGTGAGATCCCCCCACTGCTCAATCTTGCCTGCGTTGACACCACTATATATGAGTCTGAGATCTTCTTTGTCAGTGTGATCATTCTCTTTATACCTGTGACATTAATCACCGTCTCCTATGGTTGGATTGTCAGGGCAATCTTTAGAATAAAATCATCTGCAGGGCAAAGGAAAGCATTTGGGACATGTGGGTCCCACCTCACAGTGGTCTCCCTGTTCTATGGTACAGCCATCTACGCTTACCTCCAGCCCAGCAACAACTATTCCCAGGATCAGGGCAAGTTCATTTCTCTCTTCTACACCATCATCACCCCCATGGTCAATCCTGTCATATATACACTGAGGAACAAGGATGTGACTGGAGCAATGAAGAAGGTGCTTTGGCGAGTCCTAACTCCAGATGACTGGGTGGGAAAGACCCTTTGA